The segment CAGAGTAATGCTAGGCTAGGCTTGATTGTGCTACTGGAAGTTGTGAGGATTAAAGCACATGATAGCCATACATACTTTCAAGACCACAAGTTATAAATATAAGATTGATCTTGCCTAGCCTACATATGAAATGGGTGTTGCTCAATTTTTAACGTTATTATCGTCTCCTCCCATTtgagaaatttggtaaaatggagggtgctGAACAAGGTAAATGCATGGTGCTTGTCTAATTTTTGAAACGATGTTGAGGGTTTTTGTACAGTTTGGgttgtatagtaaaggcttcataattgacgcaccttcgtaattgacgcaccttcaaatattactggCAACGATACAGCTGGCAACTTCAACTTTTTGCAGcgaagcagagttacatatttcatgagtttgaatccatttcagctttGCGCTGatcaatttgtgttttttttaagcttttaacacccctcccccaattttgcacatattttggggattggaaatcttactccctaaaaaccAATATTACCACAGCATGATACCACtatactctctgggacctgacctgtctgagcttaggcgctcagagcatagcaaacagcattcTGAGTCAATTGATgtatcaaagtggctattcttacgactattcgtaagaataatttccgattacgcatgcgcagttgctatttttatgacaggcgTACTAtctttacgaccaggagtaacaataattttcggttagggttaggattggggtttagggttaaagttagggttagggttacagctactacatgcgcagttgctttatttactttactgcgcttgaattcgcctaagaatagtttataaataattgttacggctagtcgtaagaatagccacggccttgatgtatacttacacaaaagttacagttagcttatcgaggAATGTGTCAATTTGTGACAGTGCTTTGTATTAATCTTACCACTGTACTTTTCACATAGCGGCGTTAGATCGTAAACTTTTCCCAAAAATGAAACCCAGATATCCTTCAGGGTATTGTGTACAGCCACTTCATTTGGTGTGTAATACTTTGGGCGCATTTTGTCAGACTGTGTCTCCGCCGACGATTCAAACTTGTCACtatctttcttctttctaatgttctAGTTATTTCGCTTCACTTTGATTGAACATACGCTGCGTCTAAAGTAACAAACCCACTAGGCTACAACCCTTTTGTATAAGCTGTTGCCATTTGCGCGACACTCAACCTCCAATTATCATTGCTCAGACAGATGTCCATTAGCTTTGGGGCAAGCTGGTTGTTGCTAAGAAACATACTTCAACTTTGACCTAGTTCTTAACGCGGGTGCAGGATAATAATATGCGTACGAAGTGATCTCATGCCATAGTTATTCTTCATTCCATGTAGGGCATACACCGATAGCCTTGGGGAAACAGAATGTGTCCGTGAAGTTTGGTTGTTACAAGTACAATCCAATCTCCAACTCACAATAACCAGCCCAGAGTCAACTCTTTCGCTGGAAGGGAAGCACAACCGCAGTGGTCCTACCCGGCATTACCTCAAATTCGGTGTCTCTCTGTAGTGTAGCTGTAACTTGTGTAAGCTAGCCTATccaaggcctagcctacgttcaGAATAATGGAGGTACAGACTTAACTGAGGGAGATAGGCCTTCTTAATAAATATTGTCCAAAACGTGCAAGTGATAaaataaagttaggcctaactgATACTTCTGATTATGAAATAAGGTGTTTTATTAAACTCTCTTACCATAGTAGTATGGTGGTGTACAGTAATTTTGCGTGTTCCCGAACTTTGTgttgtgttatacatatgtagCTACACTGATACTTGACATACAGGGCCGTGTCATTCCGTCATCGGTACATTCTGCCATCGGTACCATCCGCCATAGAAAATATGCTCTTTCCGCCATTGAAAAAGTGCCATTCTGCTATGTTACCCTGATGGTGGTAAAGTAAATTGTATGGCAGAAAAAGCATGTCATTGTGGGTGCACTGTAAGCCTATATTCACTGTTTATTGCTTCGCTTAACACTCCCTAGGCCCGCAAAATCCAAAAAAATCTGTCATTTAAATCAACAATCAGAATCGGTCTGtttaataaacaatcaacctaaattaatttgatttattcaaccaactataaatatatttgaaggCAGTGTACCGACTCGAACTTACAgttaaaactattcaatcagcatgttcattaaaGACTGTGTATCTATACCCcaatcttgtcttaactacaattcagtctatcctGCGAACAGTCACATTTGAAGACGGTGTACCTATCCTTCCACGCGAATCAAAAAAAGTTTCACTGATACAAGGAGTGTGTCAAATCCATTCCTAACATGTACCATTCGCCATAGGTTTCGAGCCTTTCCGCCATGGTGGATAGGATTGTAACCTATGGCGGAATGGTATGGCGGTATGTACCTATTGCAGAATGGCACTGGAACCTTAATAGACACTGTAGTTGCCCTGTTCATGAGCCAAAGTTTTACCACTTTTACAATCGCAATTTTAAGCTACAAATCCTTAAAAATATCACGAAGTAGCCACAGTGAAATTAAGGAACATCAATTTTGTACTTAGCTACACTTTCAAGGATTATTCCACATTCTGCACTTAACAGAATATTGTAATCTTCAATGCATATCCAAAATTATGGAAATTTTCCTTGCTTGCAATTataattttttccatttttggtgAAATCTGGTCAAACCATTGATGAAATCGCATAGCTAAAGGATAGCACTAAATCACTGGACTAAATCAATTAAAAGAACATTGATGATGTTACTATCACAGTTTATGGTATACATACCATCATACTTGTTATActccattttgtttgtttttatttctgttgTCGTTACGTAGCAGCAGGAGCAAAATTCTGGAAGTGATCCTGTTAGTGATGTCATATCAAGTGAAAATTCAGAGACTGCATCAGCTACAGAGTCCACCACTATTTCCACACAGAACTCTTCAATATCTGAAGAATCCCAATCACGTAAAACCCTCGAAGGGTGGTTGAATCGCTTTATGAGAATCAAGATGACGGACGGGCGAATTCTAGTTGGTGCTTTTGTTTGTACAGATAGAGACCGGAACATCATCCTTGGCTCCTGTGATGAATATGTAAATGCTCAAGGTGGGATCATTTTTCTGCTACTTTGGTTCTTTCTTATTGATCCTACAAAACCTTGAAAGAATTTGGACCATCCATTTAAAGACCAGTGATTAATGGataatttacattttagccAATTTTAGCTAAGTACTACAAAAGAGATGAATTTATGCAAGTTACACAAAAATACCATATGACAGCTTTCAAGTATTTCTCCTTCCCAAATGGTCGGTATCCAGCATTGCTATACATTTATGGCAGTAACAATTGCTGCCCAGATTCTTATATGTAAATTAGACATGGCttgatatattgtaataaattttattttatgttcagCGTACATCTTGGTATAGTGGACAATATAACATCACAAGTGCAATGAATGAGTTCTTTGCAGAGAAGGATTATACAAGTTCACATGTAATAAGTAGGGAGCAAAAAGCTTTCATTTTTATCTACTGAtaaatgaaattgttttttgtttttgtttttgctttttagACTTGGATGATAAGGAGGAACCAAGGGTACTAGGTCTTGCGATGGTGCCTGGACAACATATTTTATCCATTGAAATTGACGACCCCGAGCGGTAGCATCGTTCCACTTGGTGTCTAGTTcatctgaaatttaaaaaagctTCAGACATGAGGGTAGAAGTGAGCTCTCAAGCTATGTCACAGCAAGCTGCGACGATACAGAAGCAACAGAAGGCAGCCGTAACCCTCTGTCACTGAAAGAAGTTGCAGCAGATAAAAAATGTGAATTCTTGTCTGCTCCATAATGACTGACAAAGAGTCTTTAGTGGGTCTGATATTTAGCTGATATGGCAAGCAGTCTGCATCTTTGGATTTTCAAACTCATAtgaggaaggaaggaaaaaagaaTGATCAATCATGTTTTGATATAAAAGCATTAATTCTTTAAATAACTGAATACTGAGTCCGTAAAGAACGAAGACAAGAAAAATCTAGATTAGTTCAAGTAGCCACCAAGTAGATCAAGGTATTGATTTATTTAGGCTGTGAATATGCACAGGTTAAGAGctagttttgtttctttttaagttATTTCTGTGGACTGCCAGCAGCTCCAATATGCACATGATTGTTGCATTAACTTACAATATGAGTTGACTTTGATAACACTCACCTATTC is part of the Apostichopus japonicus isolate 1M-3 chromosome 11, ASM3797524v1, whole genome shotgun sequence genome and harbors:
- the LOC139976060 gene encoding N-alpha-acetyltransferase 38, NatC auxiliary subunit-like isoform X1, which codes for MEQQEQNSGSDPVSDVISSENSETASATESTTISTQNSSISEESQSRKTLEGWLNRFMRIKMTDGRILVGAFVCTDRDRNIILGSCDEYVNAQDLDDKEEPRVLGLAMVPGQHILSIEIDDPER
- the LOC139976060 gene encoding N-alpha-acetyltransferase 38, NatC auxiliary subunit-like isoform X2; protein product: MEQEQNSGSDPVSDVISSENSETASATESTTISTQNSSISEESQSRKTLEGWLNRFMRIKMTDGRILVGAFVCTDRDRNIILGSCDEYVNAQDLDDKEEPRVLGLAMVPGQHILSIEIDDPER